The Heliangelus exortis chromosome 10, bHelExo1.hap1, whole genome shotgun sequence genome includes a window with the following:
- the RPIA gene encoding ribose-5-phosphate isomerase produces the protein MRESPPGAGRGGMRLPGRLGALRSTPLLARPPGRARARPAAGRRTLARGRLGGTMAEEAKRLAACAAVDKHVQNNQVLGIGSGSTIVHAVHRLAERVKQENLTIVCIPTSFQARQLILQNGLTLSDLDRHPELDVAIDGADEVDSDLNLIKGGGGCLTQEKIVAGYAKCFIVIADYRKKSKSLGEQWKKGIPIEVIPMAYVPVTRALTKNFGGAVELRMAVSKAGPVVTDNGNFILDWKFDKVHEWSEVNTAIKMIPGVVETGLFINMAEVVYFGMEDGSVSVREKQPH, from the exons ATGCGGGAGAGCCCCCCGGGGGCGGGCCGGGGCGGGATGCGGCTCCCCGGCCGGCTGGGCGCGCTCCGCAGCACGCCCCTGCTGGCCCGGCCACCGGGGAGGGCCCGGGCACGGCCGGCAGCGGGGAGGCGAACCTTGGCCCGCGGGCGGCTGGGCGGAACCATGGCAGAGGAGGCCAAGAGGCTGGCCGCCTGCGCGGCGGTGGACAAGCACGTCCAG AACAATCAAGTCCTTGGGATTGGAAGTGGTTCTACAATTGTCCATGCGGTGCATCGATTAG CTGAGCGTGTTAAGCAGGAGAACCTGACAATTGTCTGCATCCCTACATCTTTTCAG GCCCGTCAGCTGATCCTGCAGAACGGCTTAACGCTAAGTGACTTGGACCGACACCCAGAG CTTGACGTGGCCATAGATGGAGCAGATGAAGTGGACTCTGACCTCAACCTTATCAAAGGTGGCGG TGGTTGCTTGACACAGGAGAAGATTGTTGCAGGATATGCAAAATGCTTCATCGTTATTGCTGATTACAG GAAAAAATCCAAGAGCCTCGGGGAGCAGTGGAAGAAGGGAATTCCTATCGAGGTCATTCCCATGGCTTATGTCCCTGTCACCAGAGCCCTGACCAAAAACTTTGGGGGTGCCGTGGAGCTGCGGATGGCTGTCAGCAAAGCG GGCCCTGTGGTGACAGACAACGGGAACTTCATCCTGGACTGGAAGTTTGACAAGGTTCATGAATGGAGTGAAGTGAACACTGCTATAAAAATGATACCAG GTGTGGTGGAGACGGGGCTCTTCATCAACATGGCAGAGGTGGTTTACTTTGGCATGGAGGACGGCTCGGTCAGCGTGAGGGAGAAGCAGCCTCACTGA